In a single window of the Dysgonomonas mossii genome:
- a CDS encoding FKBP-type peptidyl-prolyl cis-trans isomerase yields the protein MKISTNKFVALSYDLTVGEGEERELMEKATAETPLEFIFGTDSMLQAFEKNIDGLAEGDSFDFTLTPEEAYGEYDDDHVVDLPRNIFEQDGVLNEEVIFEGNTVPMMDTNGNRLNGSVVEVKEDVIKMDFNHPLAGETLNFSGKVLTVRESTPEEIAALFAPQGGGCGCGSGCGCGDGEEDSCGCGSEKETAGGCGSGCGCH from the coding sequence ATGAAAATTTCAACTAATAAGTTTGTTGCTCTATCTTATGACCTGACAGTTGGTGAAGGTGAGGAACGTGAACTAATGGAAAAGGCTACAGCTGAGACTCCTCTTGAATTTATCTTTGGTACAGACTCTATGCTTCAGGCTTTTGAGAAGAACATCGATGGATTAGCTGAAGGAGATTCTTTCGATTTCACACTCACACCGGAAGAAGCATACGGCGAATACGATGATGATCATGTGGTTGATCTCCCACGAAATATATTCGAACAAGATGGTGTATTGAATGAAGAAGTGATCTTTGAAGGAAATACAGTTCCAATGATGGATACAAACGGAAATCGTTTGAATGGTTCTGTTGTGGAAGTAAAAGAAGATGTTATAAAAATGGACTTCAATCACCCATTAGCTGGAGAAACATTAAATTTCTCAGGAAAAGTACTAACTGTAAGAGAATCTACACCTGAAGAAATTGCAGCATTGTTTGCACCTCAAGGTGGTGGATGCGGATGCGGTTCAGGATGTGGTTGTGGCGACGGAGAAGAAGACTCTTGCGGATGCGGCAGCGAAAAAGAAACAGCTGGCGGATGCGGTTCAGGATGTGGATGTCACTAA
- a CDS encoding MalY/PatB family protein: MKYNFDEIINRKGTNALKTDALAARYGNAELIPLWVADMDFKSPPAITEAIIERAHHGIFGYTCASQEYYNSIINWVNRHHNWQIQQEWITFIPGIVKGIAFVLDCFTSKDHQIIIQPPVYHPFRIIPTLHHRIVVDNPLTLEAGQYKMDLEGLKNIINPASKVLILCNPHNPSGRVWTRQELIDIAEICYEHKILVISDEIHSDLAFAPHKHIPFASVSEKAAQNSITFMAPSKTFNIAGIVSSYSIIPNDELRKKFNKYLESSELDEGHIFAYLAAQTAYEHCDEWLAQAKDYIWNNIKFVDEYLKANIPQIKAMTPEASFLVWLDCRELNLSQKALVSLFVDDAKLALNDGEMFGQGGEGYMRLNVGTPLANIQKALDNLKKAVYAKQIHD, translated from the coding sequence ATGAAATATAATTTCGATGAAATTATCAATCGCAAGGGGACCAATGCCTTAAAAACAGATGCTCTTGCGGCACGTTATGGTAATGCCGAACTCATTCCTTTATGGGTTGCAGATATGGACTTCAAGTCCCCACCGGCAATAACGGAAGCCATCATCGAACGAGCTCATCACGGCATTTTTGGTTATACTTGTGCATCTCAAGAATATTATAATTCTATTATAAATTGGGTTAATCGCCACCATAACTGGCAAATCCAACAAGAATGGATTACATTTATTCCCGGAATAGTAAAAGGAATAGCCTTCGTTTTAGATTGCTTTACGTCCAAAGATCATCAAATAATAATACAACCGCCCGTATATCACCCTTTTCGTATAATCCCGACTTTGCACCATCGTATTGTTGTAGACAATCCTCTAACATTGGAAGCCGGACAATACAAAATGGATTTGGAAGGATTGAAGAATATAATCAATCCGGCTAGTAAAGTACTGATACTTTGCAATCCTCACAATCCGAGTGGAAGAGTCTGGACACGTCAGGAATTAATTGATATAGCTGAAATATGTTACGAGCACAAAATATTGGTTATATCAGATGAGATTCATTCAGATTTGGCCTTTGCTCCACACAAGCATATTCCATTTGCCAGTGTGTCAGAGAAAGCTGCGCAAAACAGCATTACATTCATGGCTCCTAGCAAAACATTTAATATAGCGGGTATTGTAAGTTCATATTCAATTATTCCGAATGACGAACTCAGAAAAAAATTCAACAAATATTTAGAAAGCAGCGAGCTTGACGAAGGTCATATATTTGCTTATTTGGCAGCACAAACCGCATACGAGCACTGCGACGAATGGTTGGCACAAGCTAAAGATTATATATGGAATAATATCAAGTTTGTGGACGAATATCTAAAAGCGAATATTCCTCAAATAAAAGCAATGACTCCTGAAGCATCATTTCTTGTATGGCTAGACTGTAGAGAATTGAATCTTTCTCAAAAGGCATTAGTTTCTCTATTTGTAGACGATGCCAAATTGGCACTGAACGATGGCGAGATGTTTGGACAAGGGGGAGAAGGATACATGCGCTTAAATGTGGGTACGCCTTTGGCCAACATACAAAAAGCGTTGGATAATCTTAAAAAGGCAGTATACGCAAAACAAATACATGACTAG
- a CDS encoding peroxiredoxin: MSVLVGKKAPVFNTSAVVNGNEIVEGFSLEQYKGKKYVLFFFYPADFTFVCPTEIIAFQEKIAEFESRNVAVVGASTDSAFSHWKWLQTEQNDGGIKGVKYPLVSDQSLMISTAYDVLAGSFDYNDEGEDVFNGAPQAYRGLFLIDKEGVVRHQVVNDMPLGRSVDEAIRVIDALQFTEEYGEVCPANWKKGDKALKATQEGISDYLSHKH, from the coding sequence ATGTCAGTATTAGTAGGAAAGAAAGCACCCGTATTCAATACAAGTGCTGTAGTGAATGGAAATGAGATAGTAGAAGGCTTCTCTTTGGAACAATACAAAGGAAAGAAATATGTATTGTTTTTCTTCTACCCTGCAGATTTTACATTTGTATGTCCGACAGAGATTATCGCATTCCAAGAAAAAATTGCAGAATTCGAATCACGTAACGTAGCTGTTGTTGGAGCTTCTACCGACTCAGCTTTCTCTCACTGGAAATGGTTACAAACAGAACAAAATGATGGAGGTATCAAGGGGGTTAAATATCCATTGGTATCAGACCAATCACTCATGATTTCTACTGCTTATGATGTACTGGCAGGATCATTTGACTACAACGATGAAGGTGAAGATGTATTCAACGGTGCGCCTCAGGCTTATCGCGGACTTTTCTTGATCGACAAAGAAGGTGTTGTACGCCATCAGGTAGTAAATGACATGCCGCTGGGACGTAGTGTAGACGAAGCTATACGTGTAATCGATGCACTTCAATTCACTGAAGAATACGGCGAAGTTTGTCCTGCAAACTGGAAGAAAGGAGATAAAGCTTTAAAAGCAACCCAAGAAGGGATTTCTGATTATTTATCCCATAAACATTAG
- a CDS encoding tetratricopeptide repeat protein, with product MKKLYILLLLLTFANITWAQTYEDMVNRAMDYIDMKDYAAAEQALKAALRKEPANPNNIMLMVNLGTIQRNLGEYEEALISYNVAIERYPDRAFLKHSRAALYCDMGRYDDAMKDYNTVLINDPKDIEALYRRGLLHLNNNNIFAAEEDFEKTLKEAPDNLQAKLGQALIMKRRGEFKEAEELYSDLIYKHKNNADLYFNRAECYLQLNKLARMNEDINKALELGFSDPIIYLLRGQLRLAQYDKRLAKEDFLKAQEMGVSQTIVADFLKLCK from the coding sequence ATGAAAAAATTATACATATTATTACTACTCCTTACTTTCGCAAATATTACGTGGGCTCAGACATACGAAGATATGGTAAATAGAGCCATGGACTACATAGATATGAAGGATTATGCCGCTGCCGAACAAGCGCTAAAGGCTGCATTGCGTAAAGAACCTGCAAATCCGAACAATATCATGCTGATGGTTAACTTGGGTACAATACAACGAAACCTGGGAGAATACGAAGAGGCTCTTATATCTTATAATGTAGCAATAGAACGATATCCCGATCGGGCTTTCCTGAAACATAGCCGTGCAGCATTATATTGCGATATGGGACGATATGACGATGCCATGAAAGACTACAATACGGTATTGATAAACGACCCGAAAGATATAGAGGCGCTTTATCGACGAGGGCTATTGCACCTCAATAACAATAATATATTTGCAGCCGAAGAAGATTTTGAAAAGACCTTAAAAGAAGCACCAGATAATCTACAAGCTAAACTGGGACAAGCTCTGATTATGAAACGAAGAGGCGAATTTAAAGAGGCAGAAGAGCTATACAGCGATTTAATATACAAACACAAAAACAACGCAGACCTATATTTCAACAGAGCAGAATGCTACTTGCAGTTAAACAAACTGGCACGGATGAATGAAGATATAAATAAGGCTCTGGAACTAGGCTTCAGCGATCCGATTATCTATCTATTGAGAGGTCAGTTAAGACTGGCTCAGTATGACAAACGTCTGGCTAAAGAAGATTTTCTGAAAGCACAGGAAATGGGAGTTAGCCAAACAATTGTAGCCGACTTTCTCAAATTGTGCAAATAA